The segment GTGCTCGACAAGGGGCTGGTGATGATGAGCGACACCCGCACCAATTCGGGTGTCGACAACATCTCGGTGTTTCGCAAGATGATCAGCTGGCAGGTCGCCGGCGAACGGATCATCACGGTGATGACCGCGGGGAACCTGGCCACGACCCAGGCTGTGATCAGCCAGCTGGAAGAGCGCGACAAGCAGCCGGGCGAACGGCACAACACCGTCTTCGAGGCCAAGACGATGTTCCAGGTCGCGACCGAGATCGGCCGGCTTCTGCGCAAGACGATCGAGGAGCGGCAGGGGGCGAACGGCGTGGCAGGACAGGGCCGCTTCACCGGCTCGATCATCGTGGCGGGCCAGATCAAGGGGATGGAGCCGCGCCTGTTCCTGATCTACCCGGAAGGCAATTTCATCGAAGCGAGCTGGGACACGCCGTTCTTTCAGATTGGGGAGACCAAATACGGCCGCCCGATCCTGATCCGTGCGTATGACCGCGAGATGAGCTTCGAGGATGCGGTCAAGCTGCTGTTGGTGAGCTTCGATTCCACGCTTAAGGCGAACCTTTCGGTCGGATTGCCGCTCGACCTGATGGTGATCGAAAGGGATGCCTTTGCCGCCACGCACGAGCGGCGGATCACGCATGACGATCCATACTATCACGCGATCGCGAACGGGTGGGGGGAAGCCTTGAAAGACGCATTCACCGGATTGCCCGATTACAGCTTCTTCACGCCGGACCAGGCAGGCGGTTGACGATATCGAGCCGGGTTCATGAAGGAAAAAGTCCCGAAATGGAGGTAAAGCGTTGAGAGCGCTGGCTGAGGCCATCAGGACTTATCCCTAGCCGGAAGCACCTAGTTCCTCTCCAATGTCGAAGAACCTGCGATAGGCCGGCGCGGTTATTCACGGCACCTGACGTGCCATGAACGAACGGCACATCATCCACTTCGTCGAACCCGATACGCGGCTGCGCGCCGATCTCGCCCGCGTCACATTCGCCGCCGGCCATCACGCGGAAGTCTATGCCGACCTGGCGGAACTGGCGGACCATCCCCCGCAGCGCGGCATCATTGCCCTGCGGGACGATACCGACGCCAGCACGGTCCGTGAACGGCTCGACCTGCTGGCGGGACGCGGGTTGTGGCTGCCGGCCGTGGTGATGGGCGAGCACCCCACGACCGACCGGATCGTCGCCGCGATCAAGGCGGGCGCGCTCGACTATCTACCGCTGCCCCTCCTGCCCGCCCGTCTTGATGCGATGCTGGCCACCATCGGCGATGAAGCCCACGCGCATGCCGAGGCCCGCCGCCGGATGGTCGAAGCGCGCAGCCGGATCGGCAGCCTGTCGGCGCGGGAGCGCGAGGTGCTGGACTGGTTGACCCGGGGGAGCAGCAACAAGACGATCGCGCGCGAACTGGCGATCAGCCCCCGTACGGTCGAAATCCACCGCGCCAACATGATGCACAAGCTGGGCGCCGCGCATCCGGCTGATGCGGTGCGCTTGCAGATCGAAGCGCGGCTCAGCGAAGATCGGCAACGCGCCAGTTAGCGGCAGAACCCGCCCTGGCGACCGCTCTCGACATGGAAGTGGTCCTTGTGTGCCGCGTTGTAATCCGGGCCGAGCACGGTGCCGAAGCGCTTGCAGGCGCTCAGGTGGACGAGCCGGAGGAACCGCTGCGTCGCCGCATCGCCGCCGCTCCAGTCGCCCAGCACGCTGATCCGGCGACCGTCGGCCAGCACGAATGCCGAAATGTCGATCGCGTTGGCGGTCGCGTGCGCCGATCGCCGCCCGCTGCCGGCGACATCGCGGCAGGAATAGCTGCCCAAGGTTTCGATCCGGGCGAGGGGGCTGCCGAGAACCTGGCGCGCCGCCCGGTCCACTCCAAAGCGCGCCCAGGCGGCGGTGGTCTCCGCCAAGCGGCAACTGACCGGACCCAGATTGGTCAGCCGAAACTCGCCGACGTCGCCGTGGACGGCGCTCAGATTGACAGTGCTCAGGGTAGAACAGCCCGCGCCATAGTATCGATCAGCCACGGGCGAGACGTTCGCACCCCTGGCTCCCAGATCGGCGAGGCATTGGCGCTGCTCGCCGCTCACAGCGACAGGGCGGGGCGCCTGAGCCTGGGGCCTGGCGGGCGCGCGGCCTTCGGGCACCAGGCTGCCGCAGCCGGACAGTGCGAAGGCAAGAATGAGAACGGCGAGGCGCGTCATGAGCGGCAAACTCACCCCAAGATGGTTAATGGCGCCCTAATGGATTGTCGGCGCGGCCTCGACCGAAGGTGCCGGGCGGCCGGCGCGGCTGACCACGACGATCGCCAGCCACGACGCGACGAAGCCAGGGAGGATCTCATACACTCCCGGCCCGCCGAAGAACGCCTGATCCCACCCGAGCGCGATCCACGCGATGACCACCACGGCGCCCGTGACGAGTCCGGCCACCGCCCCGGCGCCGGTCATCCGCCGCCAGGTCAGCGCCAATACGATCATCGGCCCAAAAGCCGCGCCAAAGCCGGCCCAGGCATGCGCCACCAGGCCCAGCACCTGGCTATCCGGATCGGCGGCGATCGCGATCCCCATCAGGGCAACCACCAGAACGCTGAGCCGGCCCACCGTGACCGCTTCCCGCTCGCTCGCCTGCTTGCGCAGGAACAGGCGGTAGAAATCCTCGGTCAGCGAACTCGACGAGACCAGCAGCTGCGAGCTGATCGTGCTCATGATTGCGGCCAGCAGCGCGGCATAAAGGAACCCGGTCACAAGCGGATGGAACAACAGGTTCGCGAGCAGAATGAAGATCGTCTCGGGATCGTCCAGCACCAATCCGTTGCGGTTCACATAGGCGCGGCCGGCAAGCCCGATGCCGATCGCCCCCAGCAGGCACACGCCCATCCACACCATGCCGATATTGCGGGCGGTCGGCACCTCGTTGACCGAGCGGATCGCCATGAAGCGCACGATGATGTGCGGCTGGCCAAAGTAGCCCAGTCCCCAGGTCACCGCCGAAAGCCAGCCGACCGCGGTGAGACCGTGCGTCAGGCTGCGAAAGCCTTCCTGCGGCACCGCGGCGATCGATCCGCCGGCGCTTCCGCCGGGGCCGAACATGATCACCAGCGGCATCAGCACCAGCGCCAGGAACATGATGCAGCCCTGCACGAAGTCGGTCAGGCTGACCGCGAGGAATCCTCCGATCATCGTATAGGCCAGGACGACTACGGTAGTGATCCAGACCCCCGTCATGTAATCGCCGCCGAATGCAGTGGCGAACAGCTTGCCGCCCCCGACCATGCCGGCAGCGGTATAGACCGTGAAGAACAGCACCACGATGATGGCGCTGGTCAGCCGCAGCGCCACCGCCTTGTCGGGAAAGCGGTTGCCGAGGAATTCGGGGATGGTCAGCGCATCACCCAGTTCCTCGGTCTGCCGGCGCAGACGCGGGGCAACCACGATCCAGTTGACCAGCGCGCCGACGAACAAGCCCGCGGCGATCCACGCTTCCACCAGTCCGCTCGCGTAGAGCGCGCCGGGCAGTCCTAGAAGCAGCCAGCCTGACATGTCCGATGCGCCTGCGGACAGCGCGGTGACCGAAGGTGACAGGTTGCGCCCGGCCAGCAGGTACCCCTCGCTGTCACCACTTGTCTTGCGCCAGGCGTACACGCCGATCGCGAGCATCAGGATGAAGTAAACCACCAGGGAGATGAGGACGCCGGTCTGCATGATCAGGGTGCTAACAGCCACGGGTTCCGATGGCTACGCCGGGCACGAGACCGCTGGCACGTTGGCATAATGCTGCAGAGCGCGAGCGCGCGGAGTGTTGCTGCACCTCCACACTGTGGCGCAATCGCTGCGGGCGCTGGAACGCCTGCGCCTAACAGCGGTTTTCGCGCTGATACGTCGGCCACGTATTGGCGGTCGCGCCCCCATACATGCCAAAGGATACACCATGTTCCGCACATTAGCTTCAACCTCGGCGCTCGCCGTTGCCGTGGCGTTCGCCCAACCCGCGCTGGCGCAGGATGCCGGGCCTTACTTCAATGGACCGTACGTTTCGGTCGCGGGTGGACTGGATACACAAGCCAGCGATTCGCGGCGTCTGCGGTTCGACACTGACCTTGATGGCACGTATGGCGATGTCGTCCGCACCGCGGCGGGCGCGAATGCTTTCGGACCCGGTTTCTGCAGCGGCACTGCCGTGGGTTCGACCGCGGCGGCCGGCTGCTCCAGCGACGATGACGAGATCGGCTATGCCGTCCGGGCCGGCTTCGATTTCCGGCAGCCTGACAGTCCGCTGGTCGCCGGGCTTCTGGTCGAGGCGAGCGGTTCGAACGCGGTGGATTACTCCAGCGGGTTCAGCACCACACCCGCCAGCTATACTTTCTCGCGCGAGCTCGATTACTCCATCGCACTGCGCAGCCGGGCGGGTATCTCGCCGGGTGACGGCCGGGGACTGTTCTACATCACCGGCGGCGTGGCCTATGCCCGCATCAATCATGACTTCGTCACGACCAACACGGCCAACTCGTTCACCGTGGTCAACGACGACGACATGCGCTTTGGCGTGCAGGCCGGTGCCGGCGCGGAACTGATGATCACGCCCAGCATCGGGATCGGGCTGGAGTACCTCTACTCGCGCTACGATGACGACAAGGCATACGTCGCCGTTGGCAAGGGCACGGCAGGCGCAACCAACCCGTTCCTGCTGGTCAATTCCACCGGAACCAACCTGCGCCCTTCACGGACGGACCTCGACCTGCAGTCGTTCCGCGGCACCGTGAGCTTCCACTTCTAAGCGGCGGCAACCATCCGAATGCAGCAGGGGCGCCCTCACGGGCGCCCCTTTTGCGTTTGGTAGTCTGCGTATAGAGGCCCCGGCGCGCTTCGTTCAAGCGACGCAGGCGGCGGCCTAGCTGCCCGAGCGGCGGGCCTTCTTCCGCTCGTGCGGGTCCAGGAAAGCCTTCCGCAGCCGGATGCTCTTGGGCGTCACCTCGACCATCTCGTCGTCGTCGATGTAGGCGATCGCCTGTTCCAGCGTCATCACGCGCGGCGGAGTGAGGCGGATTGCATCGTCCTTGCCCGTCGAGCGGAAGTTGGTCAGCTGCTTGGACTTCATCGGGTTGACCTCAAGGTCTTCCGGCTTGGCGTTCTCGCCGATGATCATCCCTTCGTAGATCTTTTCCTGCGGCCGCACGAACAGCTGCCCGCGTTCCTCGAGCATGTTGAGCGCGTAGCCGACCGCCTCGCCGGTTCCGTTGGAGATCAGCACGCCGACCGGGCGCCCTTCGATCTGGCCCTTGTGGGGGCCGTACTTCTCGAACAGGCGGTTCATGATCCCGGTGCCGCGCGTGTCGGACAGGAATTCGCCGTGATAGCCGATCAGTCCGCGGCTCGGAGCGGAGAAGGTGATGCGGGTCTTGCCGCCGCCGCTCGGGCGCATGTCGATCATCTCGCCCTTGCGGATGGCCATCTTCTCGACGACCGTGCCCGAATGCTCGTCATCGACGTCGATCACGACCGTTTCGTACGGCTCGGTCCGGTTGCCGTTCTCGTCTTCGCGGTACAGCACGCGCGGGCGGCTGATGCCGAGTTCGAAGCCTTCGCGGCGCATCGTCTCGATCACCACGCCCAGCTGAAGCTCGCCGCGGCCGGCGACCTCGAACGCGTCCTTGTCGGCGCTTTCGGTGACGCGGATGGCGACGTTGCTTTCCGCTTCGCGCTCCAGCCGGTCACGGATCATGCGGCTGGTGACCTTGGTTCCCTCACGCCCGGCGAAGGGGCTGTCGTTGACGGCGAAGCGCATCGACAGGGTGGGCGGGTCGATCGGTTGTGCGTGAAGCGGCTCGCTGACCGAAGGATCGGCGATGGTGTTGGACACGGTCGCCACAGCCAGGCCCGCGATCGAGATGATGTCGCCGGCACGCGCCTCGTCGACCGGCACGCGGTCGAGTCCGCGATAAGCCAGCAGCTTGCTGGCACGGCCCGTCTCGATCACCTTGCCGCTGCTGTCGAGCGCGTGGATCGGCGAGTTGATCTTGACCGTGCCGGATTGAACCTTGCCGGTCAGGATGCGCCCGAGGAAGTTGTCGCGGTCCAGCAAGGTCACCAGGAACTTGAACGGTCCGTCGAAGTCTGCCTGCGGGGCGGGGACGTGGCTGACGATCTTTTCGAACAGCGGCGTCAGGTTGCCCTCGCGCCGATCGGGATCCTCGCTGGCATAACCGTTGCGGCCCGAAGCGTAGAGCACGGGAAAATCGAGCTGCTCGTCAGAGGCGTCGAGGCTGACGAACAGATCGAACACCTCGTCGAGCACTTCCTGGATGCGCTGGTCGGGGCGATCCACCTTGTTCACCACCACGATCGGACGCAGGCCCAGCGCCAGCGCCTTGCCGGTGACGAACTTGGTCTGCGGCATCGCGCCTTCGGAGCTGTCGACCAGCAGGATCACCCCGTCGACCATCGACAGGATCCGCTCGACCTCGGCCCCGAAATCGGCGTGGCCCGGCGTATCGACGATGTTGATGCGGATATGCTCGTCGGAGCCTTCCGGCGCCCATTCGACCGAGGTCGGCTTCGCCAGGATCGTGATCCCGCGTTCCTTCTCGAGGTCGTTGGAGTCCATCGCCCGCTCTTCAACGCGCTGGTTATCGCGGAAGGTGCCGGACTGGCGGAACAGCTGGTCGACGAGCGTGGTCTTGCCATGATCGACGTGGGCGATGATCGCCACGTTGCGAAGGTTCATTTTCGATGTCTCTTGGTCGTAGGGCAGGGGAACGGCTCCCCGCAAAGTGGCGCGCCCCTAGCCGAGCGGGCGGCGGAAGACAACCGCGTGTGCGTGCGTGTGTCGCGCGCGCCACAGTTCGGACGAGCAACCTATCTTGTCCGACGAGCGTGCTTGCGCGGTGCAATCTGCCGGCTATTGACTCCCCTGTCAGCTAAGGGTCGCCGCACCGCGCGAATGGTTCGCGCGTGATAAGCGTCGCCCACATCGGACGAGGACCTTTCGTAACATGATCAAGACTGCTTCCGGATTTGCCGGCCGGGCCCGCTTTACCCTGCTCGCCGGTGCTGCCGTGCTCGTCGCGCCGGGCGTCGCCCATGCGCAGGATACGACCGCGCAGGACGTTCAGGAGCAAGTCGACGCCGAC is part of the Altererythrobacter sp. TH136 genome and harbors:
- a CDS encoding proteasome-type protease, encoding MTYCVGMVLDKGLVMMSDTRTNSGVDNISVFRKMISWQVAGERIITVMTAGNLATTQAVISQLEERDKQPGERHNTVFEAKTMFQVATEIGRLLRKTIEERQGANGVAGQGRFTGSIIVAGQIKGMEPRLFLIYPEGNFIEASWDTPFFQIGETKYGRPILIRAYDREMSFEDAVKLLLVSFDSTLKANLSVGLPLDLMVIERDAFAATHERRITHDDPYYHAIANGWGEALKDAFTGLPDYSFFTPDQAGG
- the putP gene encoding sodium/proline symporter PutP gives rise to the protein MQTGVLISLVVYFILMLAIGVYAWRKTSGDSEGYLLAGRNLSPSVTALSAGASDMSGWLLLGLPGALYASGLVEAWIAAGLFVGALVNWIVVAPRLRRQTEELGDALTIPEFLGNRFPDKAVALRLTSAIIVVLFFTVYTAAGMVGGGKLFATAFGGDYMTGVWITTVVVLAYTMIGGFLAVSLTDFVQGCIMFLALVLMPLVIMFGPGGSAGGSIAAVPQEGFRSLTHGLTAVGWLSAVTWGLGYFGQPHIIVRFMAIRSVNEVPTARNIGMVWMGVCLLGAIGIGLAGRAYVNRNGLVLDDPETIFILLANLLFHPLVTGFLYAALLAAIMSTISSQLLVSSSSLTEDFYRLFLRKQASEREAVTVGRLSVLVVALMGIAIAADPDSQVLGLVAHAWAGFGAAFGPMIVLALTWRRMTGAGAVAGLVTGAVVVIAWIALGWDQAFFGGPGVYEILPGFVASWLAIVVVSRAGRPAPSVEAAPTIH
- a CDS encoding LuxR C-terminal-related transcriptional regulator, whose translation is MNERHIIHFVEPDTRLRADLARVTFAAGHHAEVYADLAELADHPPQRGIIALRDDTDASTVRERLDLLAGRGLWLPAVVMGEHPTTDRIVAAIKAGALDYLPLPLLPARLDAMLATIGDEAHAHAEARRRMVEARSRIGSLSAREREVLDWLTRGSSNKTIARELAISPRTVEIHRANMMHKLGAAHPADAVRLQIEARLSEDRQRAS
- a CDS encoding extensin family protein, translating into MTRLAVLILAFALSGCGSLVPEGRAPARPQAQAPRPVAVSGEQRQCLADLGARGANVSPVADRYYGAGCSTLSTVNLSAVHGDVGEFRLTNLGPVSCRLAETTAAWARFGVDRAARQVLGSPLARIETLGSYSCRDVAGSGRRSAHATANAIDISAFVLADGRRISVLGDWSGGDAATQRFLRLVHLSACKRFGTVLGPDYNAAHKDHFHVESGRQGGFCR
- the typA gene encoding translational GTPase TypA — its product is MNLRNVAIIAHVDHGKTTLVDQLFRQSGTFRDNQRVEERAMDSNDLEKERGITILAKPTSVEWAPEGSDEHIRINIVDTPGHADFGAEVERILSMVDGVILLVDSSEGAMPQTKFVTGKALALGLRPIVVVNKVDRPDQRIQEVLDEVFDLFVSLDASDEQLDFPVLYASGRNGYASEDPDRREGNLTPLFEKIVSHVPAPQADFDGPFKFLVTLLDRDNFLGRILTGKVQSGTVKINSPIHALDSSGKVIETGRASKLLAYRGLDRVPVDEARAGDIISIAGLAVATVSNTIADPSVSEPLHAQPIDPPTLSMRFAVNDSPFAGREGTKVTSRMIRDRLEREAESNVAIRVTESADKDAFEVAGRGELQLGVVIETMRREGFELGISRPRVLYREDENGNRTEPYETVVIDVDDEHSGTVVEKMAIRKGEMIDMRPSGGGKTRITFSAPSRGLIGYHGEFLSDTRGTGIMNRLFEKYGPHKGQIEGRPVGVLISNGTGEAVGYALNMLEERGQLFVRPQEKIYEGMIIGENAKPEDLEVNPMKSKQLTNFRSTGKDDAIRLTPPRVMTLEQAIAYIDDDEMVEVTPKSIRLRKAFLDPHERKKARRSGS
- a CDS encoding outer membrane beta-barrel protein, with protein sequence MFRTLASTSALAVAVAFAQPALAQDAGPYFNGPYVSVAGGLDTQASDSRRLRFDTDLDGTYGDVVRTAAGANAFGPGFCSGTAVGSTAAAGCSSDDDEIGYAVRAGFDFRQPDSPLVAGLLVEASGSNAVDYSSGFSTTPASYTFSRELDYSIALRSRAGISPGDGRGLFYITGGVAYARINHDFVTTNTANSFTVVNDDDMRFGVQAGAGAELMITPSIGIGLEYLYSRYDDDKAYVAVGKGTAGATNPFLLVNSTGTNLRPSRTDLDLQSFRGTVSFHF